The following are encoded in a window of Ferrimicrobium acidiphilum DSM 19497 genomic DNA:
- a CDS encoding shikimate kinase, producing MHTSQPLPTEYERIVAQLSRTLRSERANRRLSRYELAQRAQLSERYLAQLESGVANPSLTVLTRLAEALNLSLLQLLDIAALVTPTQAEYLIERLQSRVATRHLGIALVGLRGAGKTTLGRLLADRLDWKFFRLTELITERTQIPLDELFSLGGDAAFRRLELETLQQLIDTSDDQFVIEIGGGLVTNRPAYELLRRHWITIWLSTSPEEHMERVIAQGDVRPMHGNARAMDELRAILNERTPFYEAAELHLSTSNQQLEASLNALEQLVRQHLAADGRYQHPPTSFGRADGTEETHLS from the coding sequence ATGCACACTAGTCAACCTCTACCCACTGAGTACGAGCGCATCGTTGCGCAACTCTCCCGGACGCTCCGGTCTGAAAGAGCTAACAGAAGGTTATCTCGCTACGAGCTAGCCCAACGAGCCCAGCTCTCCGAGCGCTACCTTGCCCAGCTCGAGTCCGGAGTTGCTAATCCGTCGTTGACTGTCCTCACTCGTCTCGCGGAGGCCCTCAACCTCAGCCTGTTGCAGCTGCTCGATATAGCCGCGCTTGTTACCCCGACGCAGGCAGAGTACCTCATCGAACGACTACAGTCTCGCGTTGCTACTCGCCATCTTGGTATCGCCCTTGTTGGACTTCGCGGAGCGGGCAAGACAACCCTTGGTCGACTGTTAGCAGATCGGCTCGATTGGAAATTCTTTCGCCTCACCGAACTGATCACCGAGCGCACCCAGATACCGCTCGACGAGCTCTTCTCACTCGGTGGCGACGCTGCCTTCAGGCGGCTGGAACTCGAAACTCTACAACAACTCATCGACACTAGCGATGACCAGTTCGTTATCGAGATCGGCGGCGGACTTGTCACCAACCGGCCAGCCTACGAGCTCCTGCGTCGCCACTGGATTACCATATGGCTATCAACATCGCCCGAGGAGCACATGGAACGAGTCATTGCCCAGGGCGATGTACGCCCAATGCATGGCAATGCCCGCGCAATGGATGAATTACGCGCCATTCTAAACGAGCGGACCCCCTTCTATGAAGCAGCCGAGCTCCACCTATCCACCTCCAACCAGCAGTTAGAAGCCTCGTTGAACGCGCTCGAACAACTAGTACGTCAACATTTGGCCGCAGACGGCCGATATCAACACCCGCCTACGTCATTCGGACGCGCGGACGGAACGGAGGAGACTCACCTCAGTTAA
- a CDS encoding DUF302 domain-containing protein has protein sequence MQSLSVETTKPLSEAEEMIRTQLSAVGFGILSEIDLGATLTAKLNKSVGNMKILGACNPQFAYEALSTDRSVALLLPCNVVLDETDTGTRISIPSPEVLMPGRPDITEPVTDLLMTALGALGDVIIG, from the coding sequence ATGCAATCGCTATCAGTTGAGACTACCAAACCACTATCCGAAGCTGAGGAGATGATCCGGACTCAACTCAGTGCCGTTGGTTTTGGCATCTTGAGCGAGATCGACCTAGGTGCCACCTTGACCGCCAAGCTCAACAAATCCGTTGGCAATATGAAAATTCTCGGCGCTTGTAACCCGCAATTCGCCTATGAGGCCTTAAGCACTGATAGATCGGTCGCACTGTTGCTCCCCTGCAACGTTGTACTTGACGAGACAGATACAGGAACTCGCATCAGCATTCCATCCCCTGAAGTATTGATGCCCGGTCGTCCGGACATCACCGAACCAGTCACCGACCTCTTGATGACAGCACTTGGCGCCTTAGGGGACGTTATCATCGGCTGA
- a CDS encoding MFS transporter, translating to MQQRSRLRSFPHSVFGLYTVAGFYRGAQNMALTTLALIIKEDLGYGAGTIGVISALSGIVLVLVTLFISARLKPAQLERAVSISLIALAIGLLIIGISNSIYLTAFASILLGIGGGLGMPGLAGSVQLAAGKGSANPQRILAIYTLVLSISLAIGPLLEAGLLNATHQDVRWPFIAFAVLPLLALAIMFARRREALALAARMDANGEVEPPHPPATERVRLLRTPEVVKAILAQLMYAVPFAALTVFGAEVARVTDQATAAQAQLAFTVFFVFSLSCRGLVAWRSPIFHKGVIYAISGLLTITGLTFIVVGHSFMLFLVGMVILGIPHGVIFPLVLSALSSSLPADQLPRANSLLMGSSNIVGIIAPFILGVVAAATSYRFMMGTVLIPVVLVFVIFVVIVGLMRTQHRPVTQSAP from the coding sequence ATGCAACAGCGGTCGCGACTACGATCGTTTCCCCATAGCGTCTTTGGACTCTACACCGTGGCCGGGTTCTATCGCGGTGCCCAAAACATGGCGCTCACGACACTTGCGCTGATTATCAAGGAAGATCTAGGCTACGGAGCTGGGACCATAGGAGTGATCTCCGCGCTCTCAGGCATCGTTTTGGTGTTGGTCACCTTATTCATCAGCGCGCGACTCAAGCCAGCTCAGCTGGAACGCGCAGTCTCGATCTCGCTCATCGCCTTAGCAATCGGCTTACTGATTATTGGGATTAGCAATTCGATCTACTTGACAGCATTTGCTTCAATCCTCCTAGGCATTGGCGGAGGATTAGGTATGCCCGGACTAGCTGGGTCAGTTCAGCTTGCGGCGGGCAAAGGCTCTGCGAATCCACAACGAATTCTTGCCATCTACACGTTAGTTTTGAGCATCTCGCTGGCGATTGGGCCACTCCTTGAGGCCGGTCTCCTTAACGCTACCCACCAGGACGTCCGCTGGCCATTCATCGCTTTCGCCGTCCTCCCACTGCTTGCGCTTGCCATCATGTTTGCACGCCGCAGAGAGGCGCTAGCTTTAGCTGCCCGCATGGATGCCAACGGGGAGGTTGAACCGCCTCATCCACCGGCTACCGAGCGAGTGCGACTGCTTCGGACCCCAGAGGTCGTAAAGGCGATCCTCGCACAACTCATGTACGCGGTTCCATTCGCTGCCCTTACCGTCTTTGGTGCCGAGGTTGCTCGGGTTACCGATCAGGCCACTGCCGCTCAAGCTCAACTCGCCTTCACCGTTTTCTTTGTGTTTTCACTCAGCTGTCGTGGGCTCGTCGCCTGGCGATCTCCGATCTTTCACAAAGGGGTCATCTATGCAATTTCCGGTCTTTTGACGATCACGGGACTCACCTTTATAGTTGTCGGCCACTCCTTCATGCTCTTTCTCGTTGGCATGGTCATCCTCGGCATCCCGCACGGGGTTATCTTTCCTCTCGTGCTATCGGCGCTGTCTAGTTCACTGCCGGCTGATCAACTACCGCGGGCAAATTCGCTGCTCATGGGTTCAAGCAACATAGTAGGCATCATCGCTCCGTTCATCCTCGGAGTCGTCGCGGCTGCCACCTCCTATCGTTTCATGATGGGAACGGTCCTCATACCCGTGGTCCTGGTCTTCGTGATCTTCGTCGTAATAGTTGGATTGATGCGCACGCAACACCGACCGGTCACCCAATCAGCTCCCTGA